From a single Mycolicibacterium moriokaense genomic region:
- a CDS encoding tyrosine-type recombinase/integrase, whose protein sequence is MRNQRAGIDDRWTRRAKDPKTGKTITVDSPLKGKVTRWRARWVDAEGREHSKSFKIKADAQRYLNKVTADIERGDYISPRAGGETFGAVAEKWYKTKGHRKPKTLTGYRSILDTIVLPRWGDVPLNKITYEDYTEWLGSLSVNGSQRGTALSASRITQAHQLAGAVLKYAVRTGRVGKNVALELRRGEDLPTPVEKERRYLTHAELLKLAKATGRFETLTLVLGYCGLRFGEAVALRRRHVGNHELAIYSSATAVAKRGIVESTTKSNRSRIVPVPLPVWKRLKAELPDDPNALVFPSRKGGFLPLGEYRWAFDNACKAVGIDGLVPHGLRHTTASLAISAGANVKVVQRLLGHATAAMTLDRYGHLLSDDLSGVADVLGKAIESTAVSLRYLEASSLAETG, encoded by the coding sequence ATGAGGAACCAGCGCGCCGGGATAGATGACCGCTGGACACGGCGGGCCAAAGATCCAAAGACCGGCAAGACAATCACCGTTGACTCCCCCCTCAAGGGAAAGGTGACCCGATGGCGTGCCCGCTGGGTTGACGCCGAGGGCCGCGAGCACTCCAAGAGCTTCAAGATCAAGGCCGACGCTCAGCGGTACCTGAACAAGGTGACCGCCGACATCGAGCGCGGCGACTACATCAGCCCCCGAGCCGGCGGCGAGACCTTCGGCGCCGTCGCCGAGAAGTGGTACAAGACCAAGGGGCACCGAAAGCCCAAGACCCTCACCGGGTATCGGTCGATCCTCGACACCATCGTCTTACCCCGGTGGGGGGATGTCCCGCTGAACAAGATCACCTACGAGGACTACACCGAGTGGCTGGGGTCGCTGTCGGTGAACGGGTCACAGCGCGGAACGGCCCTCTCGGCGTCGAGAATCACCCAGGCGCACCAGCTGGCCGGGGCGGTTCTGAAATACGCCGTACGGACGGGGAGGGTAGGCAAAAACGTGGCCCTGGAGCTACGGAGGGGAGAGGATCTGCCGACGCCGGTCGAGAAGGAGCGCCGATACCTCACTCACGCAGAGCTTCTCAAGCTCGCGAAGGCGACCGGACGTTTCGAGACGCTGACCCTCGTTCTCGGCTACTGCGGACTGCGGTTCGGCGAAGCCGTGGCACTGCGTCGACGGCACGTCGGCAATCACGAGTTGGCGATCTACTCCTCGGCGACGGCGGTCGCCAAGCGGGGGATCGTCGAGTCCACGACTAAGAGCAACCGCAGCCGGATAGTGCCGGTACCGCTGCCGGTGTGGAAGCGGCTGAAGGCTGAGCTACCGGACGATCCCAATGCGTTGGTCTTCCCGAGCCGCAAGGGCGGGTTTCTCCCGTTGGGCGAATACCGCTGGGCATTCGACAACGCATGTAAGGCGGTCGGCATCGACGGCCTGGTACCGCACGGGCTGCGCCACACCACGGCGTCGTTGGCCATCTCAGCGGGGGCTAATGTCAAGGTCGTGCAGCGACTACTGGGGCACGCGACAGCGGCCATGACGCTGGACCGCTACGGCCACCTGCTCAGTGACGACCTGAGTGGTGTGGCCGACGTTTTGGGCAAGGCCATCGAGAGCACTGCGGTATCACTGCGGTATTTGGAGGCATCGTCCTTAGCCGAAACCGGCTAA